The sequence below is a genomic window from Lolium perenne isolate Kyuss_39 chromosome 4, Kyuss_2.0, whole genome shotgun sequence.
TCATCGTTTCTTATTCTGTGCTGCTGAAAGGAATTATTCAATCTATGAAACAAGTTATTAGATAAAAGGGTGATTTGAGCATCATCATATATAGGCATGGCAGGGGGATGGGAGCGTTTATCGGAGGCGATTTTCCTTCCACCATCGGTCTGGTCTATATATAGACTCGACAAAGATTAACAGTTGTGCTTGTCCAATATACAAGGGAGCAAGAATAGTACTAGCAATACGTTTTGGTGAGCAAGGACAAAACAATGGGGATTTGAATTTATACAAGTGAGAGTGAGTCAGTTGGGGAACATGAGGGTGTTGATGTGATGAATGCTCATGTCTGAAATCGGTTCGATTGGCCTCTCTGCTTCTTCTTGTTCTGTTGCGTCGATCGTGTTGGCTCGTTCTCGACTGTACTCATCTGGAATGATTTTAAAGATGGGGAATATTCATGAGGAAGAAGAGCAACCTACACTGCTGGATGGTTTAGAGGGTGtttgttaaaaaaaaaaaaaaaagagaacgaACCGAAGATTGTGTTGAAGGATGTCGGGGTAGGAGTTGCGAGGAAGTTGGAGCCGACGTAGGCGAGCAGGGAGAGCGCCACCGCCACCATGACGAAcgccggcaccgccaccgcccagtACCTTGATCCAGATACAGTAGTAATTCATTTTAGCAAGGGAGGGAGGGGGAAATGAATGGCAAGGCAAGGCAAGGCAAGGCAAATGCATTACTTGGTGGGGTAGTAGGTGATGCCGAGCGAGTTGAGCCAGGGCTCCGGCGTGTACGCCCACGCCAGGTACACCGCCGTGGCGATCACGGTGGTGATGGACCCCACGAATCCGTACACCTCCGATGGCTtgggccccgccgccgccgccgccgcgggatcCCGCTCCCGTTCCCGGCCGAATCGAGGCCGACGGCTGCGGTTGCGGAGAAGGCTGACCGTCTGCCGAGGGCTCCTGACCACCAGCGTCTCCGCCGGCGAATCCATCCGAATCTCTCTCTCGAGTCTCGTCTCCCCCTTGCCGGCGAATCCAGTGGAGTTGGTTGGATTCCTCTGAGCGAGGGCAGGTTGGGCTTACTGGGCTTGCTTTGCTTGTCTTGTCCCTCCGTGTGTGGGCTACTCCAACTCACATACTCCTCCACGGGTCGTTTTCGTTTtcagaaaaggaaagaaaaaagaaacactccacgcggcggcggaggagaagaagaggatgccGCGGCGGCCGGGGAGGAGGAGCAGGTCCCAGCCCCGGTGGTCTCTCTCCGAGCCGCCTCCGGGACTCTTCCCCGCAGGCGGCGAGGACCTCCTCCGCTTTCTCGCCGTGCTCGCCATCGCGGCCGGAGTGGCCGCAGCCTGCAGCCTCTTCAACCACCGCCCCAACCCCAACCCCAACCCCTTGTGCGACTCCGACTCTCCTTACGCCGCCTACGGTGATTTCCTAGCTCTACCTCCAAATCAATCTCGCTCAAGTCTGTCTGTCTGTCTGTCTGTCTGTCTCAGCAATTTAACCACCGTTGTTCATCTGAGCGTCCCTGTGGCTGTGCAGATTCCTGTGAACCCTGCCCTGAGAACGGGCGGTGCGTGGACGGCAAGATGATGGAGTGTGTGCAGGGATTCAAGAAATATGGCAACACATGCGTAGAGGATGGTCGGCTCACCCGAACTGCTAACAATATCGTACTGCCCTGCCCTGCCCTGCCTGCCCCCTTTCTCTTGCACTTCTTCTTGCTACGCACCCACATCAATGATTACCTCGGTAAAATCCACTTGCAGGCAGAGCTGCTGCATCGCAGGGTTTGCGACGACCATGCCCGCGCTTTATGCGGCCACACCGGCAAAATCTCGGTACTATTGcttttttatatatatatatacctcatcTAATTATCACAATTTTATACCATGTAATAACCCTCCTGCTGCCCGTGTCCTCATCTACTAATTCTGCTCCCTCAATGAATTTCAGTTCAAACAACTTGATATCTCAAACATGGCCGATGAGTTACTGTCCAACCACCCTGCCCGCCTAACCGCCGCTGGAATCCAAGTCGTCAAAGATAGGGCGCTGCAGAGTGTGCGTGGCTTCCTTGAGACGACGTCAACTGATAATGAGTATGCTTCACCATGAATTCTCTCGCCATCCATACAAACGTGTTGTTAGTAGATATATCTTGCCAGTGCGAGCTCCTTCTAATTTCTCCCATTCAGAGCCCAAGCTTTTAAATGCCCAGACCTGGTCGCACAACTTCATAGGCCCCTACATTGTCAAGTTCGCCAGTGGATCGCCGGAAATGTCGTCTTTGTTGTCACCTTCGCTATCCTCGTACGTCTGTCTCATTACCATCCTATAGAGGCATCTATCTAAACGCAGCGCAAATGATGATGGAACCTTAGTTTGCAGCGCTGCTCACGATTCTATGGAGCGTTTACAAGAGACGGGCACTGTCAAAGAGAGCCGAGCAGATATACGAGCAGGTATGGTTTTCCTGCTGTTCCACCACCCCCTTTTAAGGTTTTATTCTTTGAAATTGTCACCTCTTCCAGTTGTCTCCATTACAATGCTGTATATTGTTGGCAAATGCTGTATGTTGCACAGTGTcacctagtgttggttaacgcagCGCTAACAATAAGCCCTATTTTTATATTTCCCGATGTATAGTTGTATGCCCATGCCCACTATGGGCCTGAAGTAGTGGACAAAGGACAAGGCCTGTACACAACGGCTGTCTGAGACTTCTACTGATATGTCCGATTATAGTGCTCCGACCACATCATCACTGTTCCTGCATCCCTTATTAAAGCTCTCTGCCTCTATGCTATATGATTCTTGCATCCATTTTAGTGAAGTTCACTAGCACTTCCTCCACCAGCTACCCCCAAGCGCGAGGAagtggtccaaaaatccaaagttTTTGTTGCAGTTATTTTGTGATTGTGTTTATATTCAGTGACACATTTCGCTCAGTGGATTGTCTGCATTACAATGATGCGATGCAGAATGTATTGTTGGTAAATGCATTATGTTGCGCATTGTGATGTACTGTTCCTAAACACGGTACTAATAATAAGCCATGGGATTGTTGCTTTTAAATAAATAAATAGTCCGGTGTATCCCCAGTGCCATCAGAGGACTATGGCCTCTACACGATGGCTCCCCGTAGTTCTGCAGTCCGTCAGGTTTTAATATCTTTTACCTGGTGTATATTCCTGCCAACTTCTATTTGGAACAACTAATCCAAGACTTAAGATGAGCCATTTGACTTCTAATCTGATTGATTTAATATTGGATTTCTACTAATATATCCGATCATATTGCTCCGACTACATCGTCACTGTCTGATGCCTCTCTGCTTCTGCAACACATGTTTCACCACTGGACAAATTGGATTTTCCTAGATTGACGAATAACAAAAATCTAGATGCTGTAAGCTATAGCTGTTCATGCTTGATTGAGTGacttttcttgcatttattttagtgTAATTTACTAGCACTTCCTCCACTAGCTCCCCCTAAGGGCGGGGGAGGTGGTGGAACTGGTCCGAATTTCCAAAGCATTTGTTCTAAAAAAAATTCAGTCGTGTTTATGTTTTCCcaattacttacttgtacttttgtTGTCATTTAGTAGGTGTGTGAAATCCTTGAAGAGGCTGCCATAAATGCTAAGATTGGCATCTCCGAATGCGAGCCTTGGGTGGTCACCTCTTGGTTGCGTGATCATCTACTGGTTACCCGAGAGAGACGGAATGCTTTGCTGTGGAAGAAGGTACTTATGTTGCAATATAATTTATTTAATCATGCAGATATTGATTACTATTGGTTAGCACTACGAAAATTTAATTTTAGGGAAAGTTGCATGGAATTGCCATTTTTGTGTACGACAATTGTTACCATTAAAGCAAGTCGTGTAGGTGTGAGCAAATGTAGTAGACATGACACTCTCCATATATGGCGATCAAACTATTTCTCCTTGTCTTTATTGTACTAGCATGATACTCTACATACATGGCGATCAAACTCTTTTTTTCTTTATTGTTCATGTGATTTGGCACAGGTGGAAGAATTGATACTTGAAGACTCTCGCATAGATCAGTATCCAAAAGTTATCAAGGGAGAGTCGAAAGTTGTTCTTGAGTGGCAAGGTACAAACATTTTTTCCACCCCTTTGATTGGGCCTTGTTGGGCATTAGCACTTTTCGTAGATCGAGAGTAGTTTTGCTGAATGCCTCTGTTGGGTATTTTTGATGAATGCGGGTGTATGTAAGAGTAAGACCATACTCACTCCATAGTAAATGGTTGGTTATGTTACCGCAGCTAGCGGGTCACTGAGTGGGAAGATAAAGAAGATGCAAGGCGCACCGCAGGGCAAGACAATGAGCAGCAGTGTTGGTGTCATCAGACTTGCTGAAGAAATCTGCGGTAGCAGCAGCAAAGACAAGGAGGAGGAGCGTTCAGCACGCAAAGAAGGAACCAATGCTTTCATCATGTAATGAATAAATCAATCAATCAATCAATCAATCAATCTTTGGTGTTGTGTAGTAGTATATCATATGATTACAGAGGGAAATCTGTTAGGATTGACGTTAGTAATCTGTATGCATGTGTTGTTTATGGCGGTGACTGAATGTAGTGGTATTTTGCCTTGGCTAGGAGGCTATATAAGTGATGGGCTGGGCAGCGAAAACAGATGATATGTAGTAAAGGGTAATAATAATCATCACTGGAAGATGCTGCTGACGGAGCAGTCGTCGTGTACGCGCCAGATGGTCTCCCCGAGCAGGTTGGCGACGGAGAGGACTGTGAGCTGCGGGAACTGCTGGTGCGGCGGCACGGGGACGGTGTTGGTGATGATCACCTCCTGGAAGAGGCCGCCGGAGAGCCTGTCGACGGCGGGCGGGCTGAGCACGGCGTGTGTGCTGCAGGCATACACTGCTTTTGCCCCTTCCCTGTGCAGCAGCTCTGCGCCCTTGGACATGGTTCCGGCCGTGTCGATCATGTCGTCCACCATGACGGCTACCTTCCCCCTGACGTCGCCGATGAGGTTCATGACCTCGGCCTGGTTATGGCCGAGCCGCCTCTTGTCGACGATGGCCAGGGGAGCGTCGGAGAGCTTCTTGGCGAAGGCGCGTGCCCTGGCGACGCCGCCCACGTCGGGGGAGACCACCACGACGTCGCTGGGGCAGATGGTCTTGCTGGCGAGGTAATCGAGGATGACGGGCTGGCCGTAGACGTGGTCGACGGGGATGTCGAAGTAGCCGATGGACTGGCCCGAGTGGAGGTCGCAGGCGAGGACGCGGTGGGCGCCGGCCTGCGTGATGAGGTTGGCGACGAGCTTGGCAGCGATGGACTCGCGCCCCTGCATCTTGCGGTCGGCCCGCGCGTAGCCGAAGTAGGGGACAACGGCGGTGATGTTCTTGGcggaggcgcggcggcacgcGTCGATCATGATGAGGAGCTCCATGAGGTTCTCGTTGGCGGGAGGGCAGGTGGGCTGCACCAGGAACACGTCGCAGCCGCGCACGCTCTCCTGCAGCTGCACGTAGAGCTCGCCGTCAGCGAATCGCTTGATCTTGATCTTGCCCAGTTCCAGCCCCAGGTAGCAGGCGATCTCCTGCGCCAGCGTCGGGTTCGCTGTGCCGGAGAAGATGCGCAGCCGGCTGCTTGAGTTGTTATGCTCCGGCACCGGTTCCGGGAGGAAGTGCAGGTCCGGAGGTGCCTGCACTGGATTGCTGCTCCTGTAATCGTACGTGCCGCCGCTTCCGGCTCTGCAGCTCCATCTCCGGCGAAGAGGACGACAAGGCGCGATGGAGAGTAGGACGGTTGCCAAGTCGGGTGATGGGCGAGGAGAGGAAAGAAAGGAGCACAAgctggccatggaggtggaggccATCGTCGGACAGGGCAGGGCAGAGCACGGTTAGCCACTCGCCTCGTCTGTTTGGATAAGAGCGCCGTACTAAAATTCGGCGCTTTATATGTCGCTGCGAACCGTGCTGTAAAAGTTTACCGCACGTGCGCTGGATTTTCCTCCGCCGGATGCTCTATTATGCTGCGCGTGTTCGAGCGCTAAAAAAATTCCTACGCCGGACGCTCTATTATGCAGCGCGCAGCGCGGCACAAATATCAACCACACACAACTATACATCAAAGAAGATCAAACAAGTTTCATAAATTCACAAATAAAATATACCATAAAATACAATAAATTGTTCACAACCAATACAACAAGTACATCAAATTGTTCACAGCAAATACAAGTTTAGGTATCAACATATAACAATACAACATAGTTTTGATACAATACAACATATAGTTTTAAAACAAATACAACAAATATGTAATTATTGTTGTCCATGCCAATTCCACCATTTTTCTATGAGATCTTTTTGGAGCTCATCATGTGTGTCGTTGAAGCGAATGGCATGGTACGAGGCAATGAACCGGGCAGTCCTATGTGCGGACCTCCTCACTTGCACGGGAACCCCATCAACTCGTGGTGGGTATGATCCACATCTTTCCCACGATCATCCTTtataatcatgttatgcatgatgacacaaaaggtcatgatataccaaaggcaCTCTTGGTCCCAAAATCTAGCCGACCCCCTCACAATGGCAAATTGAGCTTGCAAAATCCCAAATGCTTTCTCTACATCTTTCCTAGCCACCGCTTGTGCATTGTGAAATTGGGTTTGCTTCTTACCTCGTGGTTGAATAACcggcttcacaaatgtttgccaccttggataTATGCCATCGGTGAGGAAGTAGCCATAGTTGTACTTGTGGTTatttgcttcaaactccaccaATGGACCTTCCTGCATTATAAGTCTTGTCATTAGTGGTGACcgttgaagaacattgatgtcattgcaagaCCTGAGCATTCCAAAAAATGCATGCCATATCCAAGTCTCATGATCGGCGACCGCTTCAAGGACTATAGTGGCATCCTTTTTGTACCCTTTgaattgtccatgccatgccCATGGACATttcttccaactccaatgcaCACAATCAATGGAGCCAAGCATACCTGGAAATCCTCGGTCGGTGTTGAACTCCAAAAGTCTTGCCGTGTCTTGAGCATTGGGGGCTATCAAGTATGTGGAACCGAAAACATTCACATTTGCCACGACAAAGCGCTTCACACACAAGATAGAAGTGCTCTCTCCCATGGCCAAATGGTCCTCAACTAGATCCGCCGGTATACCatatgccaacatacgcaaggCGGCGGTCACCTTCTGATATGTGCTATGACCAAGTTCTCCGGCATCATTTCTCCGTTGCTCAAAGAACCGATCATACTTGGTCACCTTCGTTACGATGTGCTTGAACAAGTTGATGCTCATCCGAAAATATCGCCGAAAATAGCTTTCGGAAATATCAGATTCTCATTGAAATACAGCCGCATCAACTTCTCATGCCCTTCAATCCTTTCTCTCCACAACTTTTGTCTACCAAACAACGATCCACCTATTTTTGGCTTCttgactgacataggcatcccgaatgggcctgccgaataaggtacccgaggataactgaaggcccacgacccgaagattacAAAGTCTGGAAGCCCAATAAATATCGATATGGAAGatagagatagattaggaataaagagTTTTGTAATTGTACGGGACAGATTCAAAGAGTCTCTCGttatttgtaacttgtacgatacgaaaac
It includes:
- the LOC127297477 gene encoding ribose-phosphate pyrophosphokinase 1-like, which gives rise to MASTSMASLCSFLSSPRPSPDLATVLLSIAPCRPLRRRWSCRAGSGGTYDYRSSNPVQAPPDLHFLPEPVPEHNNSSSRLRIFSGTANPTLAQEIACYLGLELGKIKIKRFADGELYVQLQESVRGCDVFLVQPTCPPANENLMELLIMIDACRRASAKNITAVVPYFGYARADRKMQGRESIAAKLVANLITQAGAHRVLACDLHSGQSIGYFDIPVDHVYGQPVILDYLASKTICPSDVVVVSPDVGGVARARAFAKKLSDAPLAIVDKRRLGHNQAEVMNLIGDVRGKVAVMVDDMIDTAGTMSKGAELLHREGAKAVYACSTHAVLSPPAVDRLSGGLFQEVIITNTVPVPPHQQFPQLTVLSVANLLGETIWRVHDDCSVSSIFQ
- the LOC127297478 gene encoding uncharacterized protein yields the protein MPRRPGRRSRSQPRWSLSEPPPGLFPAGGEDLLRFLAVLAIAAGVAAACSLFNHRPNPNPNPLCDSDSPYAAYDSCEPCPENGRCVDGKMMECVQGFKKYGNTCVEDGRLTRTANNIAELLHRRVCDDHARALCGHTGKISFKQLDISNMADELLSNHPARLTAAGIQVVKDRALQSVRGFLETTSTDNEAQAFKCPDLVAQLHRPLHCQVRQWIAGNVVFVVTFAILFAALLTILWSVYKRRALSKRAEQIYEQVCEILEEAAINAKIGISECEPWVVTSWLRDHLLVTRERRNALLWKKVEELILEDSRIDQYPKVIKGESKVVLEWQASGSLSGKIKKMQGAPQGKTMSSSVGVIRLAEEICGSSSKDKEEERSARKEGTNAFIM
- the LOC127297483 gene encoding phosphatidylinositol N-acetylglucosaminyltransferase subunit P; its protein translation is MDSPAETLVVRSPRQTVSLLRNRSRRPRFGRERERDPAAAAAAGPKPSEVYGFVGSITTVIATAVYLAWAYTPEPWLNSLGITYYPTKYWAVAVPAFVMVAVALSLLAYVGSNFLATPTPTSFNTIFDEYSRERANTIDATEQEEAERPIEPISDMSIHHINTLMFPN